A genome region from Nicotiana tabacum cultivar K326 chromosome 13, ASM71507v2, whole genome shotgun sequence includes the following:
- the LOC142168135 gene encoding uncharacterized protein LOC142168135, translating into MGELETCRGLNQDLGLVRASDTRWRSHYKSFGNFILLFDSTIDVLDTLVEDARTLNERAKVSGYLRSCQMFEVAFMLRLMKDILGITYDLNISLQKKEQNIANAMILVEVAKRKLQMLRVDGWNPLKDKVSTFCIKHDIRIPNFDEPYANSGRSRHKVVDHTTLHHYRVDIFYKIIDRQLQELDDRFNEGTNDLFHGVACLNPVSFIF; encoded by the coding sequence ATGGGTGAGCTAGAAACATGTAGAGGCTTAAATCAAGATCTCGGTCTTGTTAGAGCCAGTGATACTCGTTGGAGATCTCACTACAAGTCGTTTGGAAATTTTATACTTTTGTTTGACTCTACTATTGATGTACTTGATACTCTTGTTGAAGATGCAAGAACTTTAAATGAAAGAGCTAAGGTATCGGGATATCTTAGAAGTTGCCAAATGTTTGAGGTTGCTTTCATGTTGCGTTTGATGAAAGATATTTTGGGAATCACATATGATCTAAATATATCGCTCCAGAAAAAAGAGCAGAATATTGCTAATGCCATGATACTTGTTGAAGTAGCAAAAAGAAAACTTCAGATGTTAAGAGTTGATGGATGGAATCCACTTAAAGATAAGGTATCTACATTTTGTATCAAGCATGATATTCGAATACCCAATTTTGATGAGCCCTATGCTAACTCTGGAAGATCACGGCATAAAGTAGTTGATCATACTACTTTACATCATTATCGTGTGGACATATTTTATAAGATTATTGATCGACAACTTCAAGAACTTGATGATCGTTTCAATGAGGGAACAAATGATTTATTTC